A region from the Fusarium graminearum PH-1 chromosome 4, whole genome shotgun sequence genome encodes:
- a CDS encoding alcohol oxidase — protein sequence MASSNSYASHQGTLPEEFDIIVCGGGSCGCVVAGRLANLDHNLKVLLIEAGESNLNNPWVYRPGIFPRNMKLDSKTASFYKSRPSKHLAGREATVPCAHILGGGSSINFMMYTRASASDYDDFQAKGWSTAELLPLMKKHETYQRHSTNPEVHGFEGPIKVSFGNYTYPIKDDFLRATDSQGIPFVDDLEDLSTGHGAEHWLKWINRDTGRRSDSAHAYIHSTRAKHSNLYLACNTKVDKIIMENGRAVGVQTVPTKPLHPNQVQTRTFRARKQIVVSGGTLSSPLILQRSGIGDPQKLRAAGVEPKVDLPGVGLNFQDHYMTFSVYRAKPETESFDDFVRGDPEVQKKVFDEWNLKGTGPLATNGIEAGVKIRPTEQELKEFERWPTPHFTDGWKSYFKNKPDKPVMHYSVIAGFFGDHMLMPPGKFFSMFHFLEYPFSRGFTHIKSADPYDTPDFDTGFMNDERDMVPMVWGYIKSRETARRMDAYAGEVENMHPFFDYDSPARAHDLDLQTTKAYALPGNLTAGIGHGSWSSPLPEADRLPAANILNSNKAHIREELKYSEKDIKAVEEWVKRHTESTWHSLGTCSMAPKEGNSIVKHGVLDERLNVHGVKGLKVADLSICPDNVGCNTHLDSNYRCVKSCFKPAAVTSLHHQLLLKYILVHVSCLKL from the exons ATGGCGTCTTCCAACTCGTACGCGAGCCACCAGGGCACGCTGCCCGAGGAGTTTGACATTATCGTATGCGGAGGTGGTTCTTGTGGCTGTGTAGTTGCTGGCAGACTTGCCAACCTCGATCACAACCTCAAGGTCCTGTTgatcgaggctggtgagaGTAATTTGAATAATCCGTGG GTGTATCGGCCTGGAATCTTCCCTCGTAACATGAAGCTTGATTCAAAGACTGCTTCATTTTACAAGTCTCGTCCCAGCAAGCATCTCGCTGGCCGAGAAGCGACAGTTCCCTGTGCTCACATCCTCGGAGGTGGTTCTTCCATTAACTTTATGATGTACACTCGCGCCAGTGCCTCAGATT ACGATGACTTCCAGGCCAAGGGATGGAGTACTGCT GAACTTCTCCCGCTTATGAAGAAGCATGAAACTTACCAGCGTCACTCTACCAACCCAGAAGTTCACGGCTTTGAGGGCCCAATCAAGGTCTCGTTTGGAAACTACACGTACCCTATCAAGGATGACTTCCTCCGAGCTACCGACTCTCAGGGCATCCCCTTCGTCGATGACCTCGAGGATCTCAGCACCGGCCATGGCGCAGAGCACTGGCTCAAGTGGATCAACAGAGACACGGGCCGTCGAAGTGACTCTGCTCATGCCTACATCCATTCGACTCGTGCCAAGCACAGCAACTTGTACCTGGCTTGCAACACAaaggtcgacaagatcatcatggAGAATGGCCGTGCCGTTGGTGTCCAGACCGTTCCCACCAAGCCTCTTCACCCGAATCAGGTCCAGACAAGAACCTTCCGTGCCAGGAAGCAGATAGTTGTTAGCGGTGGTACCCTCTCATCGCCTTTGATCCTCCAGCGCTCTGGTATCGGTGACCCCCAGAAGCTTcgtgctgctggtgttgagccCAAGGTCGACCTTCCTGGTGTCGGTTTGAACTTCCAGGATCATTACATGACCTTCTCTGTCTACCGGGCAAAGCCCGAAACCGAGAGTTTCGACGACTTCGTTCGTGGAGACCCCGAAGTTCAAAAA AAAGTATTTGACGAATGGAATTTGAAGGGTACTGGACCGCTTGCCACCAACGGTATCGAGGCCGGCGTCAAGATCCGACCTACTGAGCAGGAACTCAAGGAGTTTGAGAGGTGGCCCACTCCTCATTTCACCGACGGATGGAAGTCCtacttcaagaacaagcctgACAAGCCCGTCATGCACTACTCTGTGATTGCTGGTTTCTTCGGCGACCACATGCTTAT gcCTCCTGGAaagttcttctccatgttCCATTTCCTCGAGTACCCCTTCTCTCGTGGATTCACTCACATCAAGAGTGCTGATCCTTATGACACTCCCGATTTTGATACTGGTTTC ATGAACGATGAGCGAGACATGGTTCCTATGGTCTGGGGATACATCAAGTCGCGTGAGACTGCTCGCCGCATGGACGCATACGCCGGCGAAGTCGAGAACATG CACCCCTTCTTTGACTATGATAGTCCCGCCCGTGCTCATGATCTCGACCTCCAGACCACCAAGGCATACGCCCTCCCCGGTAACCTTACCGCTGGTATCGGCCACGGAAGCtggtcttctcctctccCCGAGGCAGACCGCTTGCCAGCCGCCAACatcctcaactccaacaaggCTCATATCCGAGAGGAGCTCAAGTATAGCGAgaaggacatcaaggctgttgagg AATGGGTCAAGCGCCACACCGAGTCTACCTGGCACTCCCTTGGAACCTGCTCCATGGCTCCCAAGGAGGGCAACAGCATCGTTAAGCACGGTGTCCTCGACGAGAGACTCAACGTCCACGGCGTCAAGGGACTCAAGGTTGCTGATCTGTCCATCTGCCCCGACAACGTGGGCTGCAACAC GCACCTG GATAGCAACTACCGTTGTGTCAAGTCATGTTTTAAACCAGCGGCTGTTACAAGCCTGCATCACcagttgctgttgaagtACATACTCGTACATGTATCTTGTCTGAAGCTCTAA
- a CDS encoding pyruvate kinase, producing the protein MPQKSENQNKSVMATTAQDHLEFGGKISWLASLDTAFRPERNYRRSSIICTIGPKTNSVEAINKLRDSGLNVVRMNFSHGSYEYHKSVIDHARESEATHAGRNVAIALDTKGPEIRTGNTPGDEDIPISVGHEMNITTDDAYATASDDKNMLNITNVIEPGRIIYVDDGVLAFDVLKIVDEKTILVKARNNGAICSKKGVNLPNTDVDLPALSEKDKADLKFGVENNVDMVFASFIRRAQDIYDIRDVLGEQGKRIQIIAKIENRQGLNNFREILEATDGVMVARGDLGIEIPAAEVFAAQKKLIAMCNLAGKPVICATQMLESMIKNPRPTRAEISDVGNAITDGADCVMLSGETAKGSYPSEAVKEMHEACLKAENTIPYVSHFEEMCTLVKRPVSTVESCAMAAVRASLDLGAGGIIVLSTSGESARMLSKYRPVCPIFMVTRSPTTSRFAHLYRGVYPFLFPEQKPDFAQVNWQEDVDRRIKWAVNNALELNVLTPGDTVVVVQGWKGGMGNTNTLRIVKADPEHLGIGQLQ; encoded by the exons ATGCCTCAGAAGTCAGaaaaccaaaacaaaagcGTCATGGCTACTACCGCTCAGGACCACCTCGAATTCGGTGGCAAGATCTCATGGCTTGCTTCCCTCGACACCGCTTTCCGACCTGAGCGCAACTACCGCCgctcttccatcatctgcaCCATTGGCCCCAAGACCAACTCTgtcgaggccatcaacaagctccGAGATTCCGGTCTTAATGTTGTTCGCATGAACTTTTCTCACGGATCATACGAGTACCACAAGTCCGTCATTGACCATGCTCGTGAGTCCGAGGCCACCCACGCTGGCCGCAACGTCGCCATTGCCCTCGACACCAAGGGTCCCGAGATCCGAACTGGTAACACTCCCGGCGATGAGGACATTCCCATCAGCGTCGGACACGAGATGAACATCACCACCGACGATGCTTATGCTACCGCTTctgacgacaagaacatgttA AACATTACCAATGTCATTGAGCCCGGCCGTATCATCTACGTCGACGATGGTGTCCTTGCTttcgatgttctcaagatcgttgacgagaagacTATCCTTGTCAAGGCCCGCAACAACGGTGCTATCTGCTCCAAGAAGGGTGTCAACCTGCCCAACACTGATGTCGATCTGCCTGCCCTTTccgagaaggacaaggccgaTCTGAAGTTCGGTGTTGAGAACAACGTCGACATGGTCTTTGCTTCATTTATCCGCCGCGCTCAGGATATCTACGACATCCGTGACGTCCTCGGCGAGCAGGGCAAGCGCATCCAGATCAtcgccaagatcgagaaccGACAAGGTCTCAACAACTTCCGCGAGATTCTCGAGGCCACAGACGGTGTCATGGTGGCCCGTGGTGATCTCGGTATTGAGATCCCCGCTGCTGAGGTTTTCGCtgcccagaagaagctcattGCCATGTGCAACCTTGCCGGCAAGCCTGTCATCTGCGCCACTCAGATGCTCGAgtccatgatcaagaaccCCCGCCCCACCCGTGCCGAAATCAGCGATGTCGGTAACGCCATTACTGACGGTGCTGACTGTGTCATGCTTTCCGGTGAGACGGCCAAGGGTAGCTACCCCTCCGAGGCCGTCAAGGAGATGCACGAGGCCTGTCTCAAGGCTGAGAACACCATCCCCTATGTCTCTCACTTCGAGGAGATGTGCACTCTCGTCAAGCGCCCCGTCAGCACTGTCGAGTCCTGCGCCATGGCCGCTGTCCGTGCCTCTCTCGATCTTGGTGCCGGTGGTATCATTGTTCTCTCCACCTCTGGCGAGTCTGCCCGCATGCTTTCCAAGTACCGCCCCGTCTGCCCTATCTTCATGGTCACCCGAAGCCCCACAACATCTCGATTCGCTCACTTGTACCGTGGCGTCTACCCCTTCCTATTCCCCGAGCAGAAGCCCGACTTTGCTCAGGTCAACTGGCAGGAGGATGTTGACCGCCGAATCAAGTGGGCTGTCAACAACGCTCTTGAGCTTAACGTCCTGACCCCCGGCGAcactgtcgtcgttgtccAGGGCTGGAAGGGCGGCATGGGTAACACTAACACCCTCCGAATTGTCAAGGCCGACCCCGAGCACCTCGGCATTGGCCAGCTTCagtaa